One Streptomyces sp. NBC_01237 genomic region harbors:
- a CDS encoding endonuclease/exonuclease/phosphatase family protein, translating to MWRRGIVLAVCSVLLTLLMIFHAQMPNAVGNLGSLIETFLPWIAVFVPVLLVLGLVRRSATALIALLLPVVVWLNLFGGLLTDKAGGGGDLTVATHNVNADNPDPAGTAQQVAGSGADVVALQELPGRQVATYEKSLADRYPYHSVQGTVGLWSKYPLSDTRPVDIKMGWTRAMRSTVTAPSGKVAVYVAHLPSVRVKLHAGFTANQRDDSADALGEAIAHEPLDRVVLLGDLNGTMNDRSLNAVTAQMRSTQGAAGNGFGFSWPASFPMARIDQIMVKGVEPMSSWTLSATDSDHLPIAARVEL from the coding sequence ATGTGGCGGCGCGGGATCGTGCTGGCGGTCTGCTCGGTCCTCCTCACGCTGCTGATGATCTTCCACGCGCAGATGCCGAACGCCGTCGGCAACCTCGGCAGCCTCATCGAGACCTTCCTGCCCTGGATCGCGGTCTTCGTCCCGGTCCTGCTGGTCCTGGGCCTGGTGCGGCGCTCGGCCACCGCGCTGATCGCCCTGCTCCTGCCGGTCGTGGTGTGGCTCAACCTGTTCGGCGGCCTGCTCACCGACAAGGCGGGCGGCGGCGGCGATCTCACGGTCGCCACCCACAACGTCAACGCGGACAACCCCGACCCCGCGGGCACCGCGCAGCAGGTCGCGGGTTCCGGGGCGGACGTCGTGGCCCTCCAGGAACTGCCCGGCCGGCAGGTGGCGACGTACGAGAAGTCGCTCGCCGACCGCTATCCGTACCACTCGGTCCAGGGCACCGTCGGCCTGTGGAGCAAGTACCCGCTGAGCGACACCCGCCCCGTCGACATCAAGATGGGCTGGACCCGGGCGATGCGCTCCACCGTCACCGCGCCGAGCGGCAAGGTCGCGGTGTACGTGGCCCACCTGCCGTCCGTGCGGGTGAAGCTGCACGCCGGATTCACCGCCAACCAGCGCGACGACAGCGCCGACGCCCTCGGCGAGGCGATCGCCCACGAGCCGCTCGACCGGGTGGTGCTGCTCGGCGACCTCAACGGCACGATGAACGACCGCTCGCTGAACGCCGTCACCGCGCAGATGCGCTCCACCCAGGGCGCCGCGGGCAACGGCTTCGGGTTCAGCTGGCCCGCCTCGTTCCCGATGGCGCGGATCGACCAGATCATGGTCAAGGGCGTCGAGCCGATGTCCTCGTGGACGCTCTCGGCGACCGACAGCGACCATCTCCCGATCGCCGCCCGCGTCGAACTCTGA
- a CDS encoding NAD+ synthase has product MPQLRLALNQIDSTVGDLAGNAEAIVHWTRHAAEQGAHLVAFPEMVLTGYPVEDLALRSSFVEASRDALRALAVRLDAEGFGELPVVVGYLDRSEAAAPRFGQPSGSPRNAAAVLHRGGIALNFAKHHLPNYGVFDEFRYFVRGDSMPVVRVHGVDVALAICEDLWQDGGRVPAARSAGAGLLLSINASPYERDKDDTRLDLVRKRAQEAGCTTAYLAMIGGQDELVFDGDSIVVDKQGEVIARAPQFAEGSVILDLDLPAAAADAPSGVVDDGLRIDHVVLSEEPLAPYEPELAGGYAERLDADEEIYSALVVGLRAYAAKNGFSSVLIGLSGGIDSALVAAIACDALGAPNVYGVSMPSKYSSDHSKGDAAELARRTGLNFRTVPIEPMFDAYMASLELTGLAEENLQARLRGTMLMALSNQEGQIVLAPGNKSELAVGYSTLYGDAVGAYGPIKDVYKSSVFRLAKWRNRAAEERGQTPPIPEASITKPPSAELRPGQVDSDSLPDYDVLDRILELYVDRDQGLDAIVAAGFDPELVAKTLRMVDTAEYKRRQYPPGTKISPKGFGKDRRLPITNRWRESR; this is encoded by the coding sequence GTGCCTCAACTACGCCTCGCACTGAATCAGATCGACTCGACCGTCGGCGACCTCGCCGGCAACGCCGAGGCGATCGTCCACTGGACCCGGCACGCCGCCGAGCAGGGCGCCCACCTGGTGGCGTTCCCCGAGATGGTGCTGACCGGATACCCCGTCGAGGACCTGGCCCTGCGGTCGTCCTTCGTCGAGGCGTCACGGGACGCGCTGCGTGCGCTCGCCGTCCGCCTCGACGCGGAGGGCTTCGGCGAGCTGCCGGTCGTCGTCGGCTACCTCGACCGTTCGGAGGCGGCCGCGCCGCGCTTCGGCCAGCCCTCCGGTTCCCCGCGCAACGCCGCCGCGGTGCTGCACCGCGGGGGGATCGCGCTGAACTTCGCCAAGCACCATCTGCCCAATTACGGCGTCTTCGACGAGTTCCGGTACTTCGTACGGGGCGACTCGATGCCCGTCGTACGGGTCCACGGTGTCGATGTGGCCCTCGCGATCTGCGAGGACCTCTGGCAGGACGGCGGCCGCGTCCCGGCCGCCCGGTCCGCCGGGGCCGGACTGCTGCTGTCGATCAACGCCTCGCCGTACGAGCGGGACAAGGACGACACCCGCCTCGACCTGGTCCGCAAGCGGGCCCAGGAGGCCGGCTGCACCACCGCCTATCTGGCGATGATCGGCGGGCAGGACGAGCTGGTCTTCGACGGTGACTCGATCGTCGTCGACAAGCAGGGCGAAGTGATCGCCCGTGCCCCGCAGTTCGCCGAGGGCAGTGTGATCCTCGATCTGGACCTGCCGGCCGCCGCGGCCGATGCGCCGTCCGGGGTCGTGGACGACGGGCTGCGGATCGACCATGTCGTGCTGTCCGAGGAGCCCCTCGCCCCGTACGAGCCGGAGCTGGCCGGCGGCTATGCCGAGCGGCTCGACGCCGACGAGGAGATCTACTCGGCGCTGGTCGTGGGGCTGCGCGCGTACGCCGCGAAGAACGGGTTCAGCAGTGTGCTGATCGGGCTCTCCGGCGGGATCGACTCGGCGCTGGTCGCGGCCATCGCCTGCGACGCGCTGGGCGCGCCGAACGTGTACGGCGTCTCGATGCCGTCGAAGTACTCCTCGGACCACTCCAAGGGCGACGCGGCCGAGCTGGCCCGCCGTACCGGTCTGAACTTCCGCACCGTACCGATCGAGCCGATGTTCGACGCGTATATGGCGTCGCTGGAGCTGACCGGTCTGGCCGAGGAGAACCTCCAGGCACGGCTGCGCGGCACGATGCTGATGGCGCTCTCCAACCAGGAGGGCCAGATCGTGCTCGCGCCGGGCAACAAGTCCGAGCTGGCGGTGGGGTACTCGACGCTCTACGGCGACGCCGTGGGCGCGTACGGGCCGATCAAGGACGTGTACAAGTCGTCCGTCTTCCGGCTCGCGAAGTGGCGCAACCGGGCCGCCGAGGAGCGTGGGCAGACCCCGCCGATCCCGGAGGCGTCGATCACCAAGCCGCCCAGCGCCGAGCTGCGGCCGGGCCAGGTCGACTCGGACTCGCTGCCCGACTACGACGTGCTGGACCGGATCCTGGAGCTGTACGTCGACCGGGACCAGGGCCTGGACGCGATCGTGGCGGCCGGGTTCGATCCGGAGCTGGTGGCGAAGACGCTGCGGATGGTGGACACCGCCGAGTACAAGCGGCGGCAGTACCCGCCGGGCACGAAGATCTCCCCCAAGGGCTTCGGCAAGGACCGGCGGCTGCCGATCACCAACCGGTGGCGCGAGTCCCGGTGA
- a CDS encoding multicopper oxidase family protein — protein sequence MSTQPTRRAVLGATLAVAAGGSLTACSRDTSAGTSSGAGAGDLYVSPDGKEVAAAEAERGSGPVRKVSLTAAPARLDLGGGRTVSSWAYGDRLPGREVRVTAGDTLALTLANHLPRPTSLHWHGLALRNDMDGVPGLTQRDIAPGAEFTYRFAVPHPGTYWFHPHSGVQQDRGLYAPLIVEDPKEPLAYDREWVLVLDDWVDGVDGSTPDAVLAELREGMGGHGTGADGGDSGGDGDSGAGHGGMDHGGGQDMPSTPPGGRGGGPSRMMMGATSTLLGGDAGDVAYPHYLINGRTARDPSSFTARPGDRIRLRIINAGGDTAFRVALGGHRMTVTHTDGFPVRHTTGDVLLLGMGERYDVLVTAGDGVFPLTALAEGKKASALALLRTGTGAAPAASVRPRELDGKPVEAGRLVPDESVALPSRAPDRTLRYRLTGGMAAYDWAFDGKPYSAGHRRPVEAGERVRLVFDNATAMWHPLHLHGHTFAMAGNAAGARKDTAVILPHRSLTVDFDADNPGLWMLHCHNVYHAEAGMMTVLGYRR from the coding sequence ATGTCCACGCAGCCCACCCGACGCGCCGTGCTCGGCGCCACCCTCGCCGTCGCCGCCGGCGGATCCCTGACCGCCTGTTCCCGCGACACGTCGGCCGGTACGTCCTCCGGCGCCGGAGCCGGTGACCTCTACGTCTCGCCCGACGGCAAGGAGGTCGCGGCGGCCGAGGCCGAGCGGGGCTCCGGTCCCGTACGGAAGGTCTCGCTCACCGCCGCCCCCGCCCGCCTCGACCTCGGCGGCGGGCGCACCGTCAGCTCATGGGCGTACGGGGACCGGCTGCCCGGCCGTGAGGTCCGGGTCACCGCGGGCGACACCCTCGCGCTCACCCTCGCCAATCATCTGCCGCGGCCGACCTCGCTCCACTGGCACGGTCTGGCCCTGCGCAACGACATGGACGGGGTCCCCGGGCTCACCCAGCGGGACATCGCGCCGGGGGCCGAATTCACCTACCGGTTCGCGGTGCCGCACCCGGGGACGTACTGGTTCCACCCGCATTCGGGCGTCCAGCAGGACCGCGGGCTGTACGCCCCGCTGATCGTGGAGGACCCCAAGGAGCCGCTCGCGTACGACAGGGAATGGGTGCTCGTCCTGGACGACTGGGTCGACGGGGTGGACGGCTCCACCCCCGACGCGGTCCTCGCCGAGCTGCGCGAGGGCATGGGCGGCCACGGCACCGGTGCCGACGGGGGCGACAGCGGCGGTGACGGTGACAGCGGCGCGGGCCACGGCGGCATGGATCACGGCGGCGGGCAGGACATGCCCTCCACCCCGCCCGGCGGCAGGGGCGGCGGCCCCTCGCGGATGATGATGGGCGCCACCAGCACGCTGCTCGGCGGCGACGCGGGCGATGTCGCCTACCCGCACTACCTGATCAACGGGCGCACCGCGCGGGATCCGTCCTCCTTCACCGCCCGGCCGGGCGACCGGATCCGGCTGCGGATCATCAACGCGGGCGGCGACACCGCGTTCCGCGTCGCGCTCGGCGGACACCGGATGACCGTGACGCACACCGACGGCTTCCCGGTCCGGCACACCACGGGCGACGTACTGCTGCTCGGGATGGGCGAGCGTTACGACGTGCTGGTCACCGCCGGGGACGGGGTGTTCCCGCTGACCGCGCTCGCCGAGGGCAAGAAGGCGTCGGCGCTGGCGTTGCTGCGGACCGGTACGGGCGCCGCGCCCGCCGCCTCCGTACGGCCCCGGGAACTGGACGGGAAGCCGGTGGAGGCGGGCCGGCTGGTGCCGGACGAGTCCGTGGCCCTGCCGTCCCGCGCACCCGACCGGACCCTCAGGTACCGGCTCACCGGCGGCATGGCCGCGTACGACTGGGCCTTCGACGGCAAGCCGTACAGCGCCGGCCACCGGCGTCCGGTCGAGGCCGGGGAACGGGTCCGGCTGGTGTTCGACAACGCGACGGCGATGTGGCACCCGCTGCATCTGCACGGCCACACCTTCGCGATGGCCGGCAACGCGGCCGGGGCCCGCAAGGACACCGCGGTCATCCTGCCGCACCGCTCGCTGACCGTGGACTTCGACGCGGACAACCCGGGTCTGTGGATGCTGCACTGCCACAACGTCTACCACGCGGAGGCGGGCATGATGACGGTCCTCGGCTACCGCCGCTGA
- a CDS encoding MFS transporter encodes MPVALLALAVSAFGIGTTEFVMMGLLPNVADDLGTSVPTAGYLVSAYAIGVVLGAPLLTGLGSRIPRKRMLLLLMALFTVGNLASALAPDFGWLLAGRFLAGLPHGAFFGVGAVVAARLVSEGRQARAVATMFLGLTVANIVGVPAATLLGQHLGWRATFLVVAVIGLCAMAALARLVPRIPVEAHQNVRHELRALGNRQVLLGLLTAVFGFAGVFAVYSYLSAMTTKAMGFGESSVTLVLALFGIGMTLGALAAGPLTDRALRPTLYGSLGALAVVLTVFPFVVHVQWAALVLVVLLGGVGFMTTTPLQMLVMNKAKDAPTLASASNHSAFNLANAGGAWLGGVAIAAGWGWTSPALVGAVLAVIGLAVAVTAGVLDRDRTAGASRIVAGALPRSRRDTEPGARVASPSGD; translated from the coding sequence ATGCCCGTGGCCCTGCTCGCCCTGGCCGTGAGCGCCTTCGGCATAGGCACGACCGAGTTCGTCATGATGGGCCTCCTGCCCAATGTGGCCGATGACCTGGGAACGTCCGTGCCCACCGCCGGATACCTCGTGTCGGCGTACGCGATCGGCGTCGTCCTGGGCGCCCCGCTGCTCACCGGCCTCGGCTCCCGGATCCCGCGCAAGCGGATGCTCCTGCTGCTGATGGCCCTGTTCACCGTCGGCAACCTGGCCTCGGCGCTGGCCCCGGACTTCGGCTGGCTGCTCGCCGGACGCTTCCTCGCCGGGCTGCCGCACGGCGCGTTCTTCGGCGTCGGCGCGGTCGTCGCCGCCCGGCTGGTCTCCGAAGGGCGTCAGGCGCGGGCCGTCGCGACGATGTTCCTCGGCCTCACCGTCGCCAACATCGTCGGCGTCCCCGCCGCCACCCTGCTCGGCCAGCACCTCGGCTGGCGGGCGACCTTCCTGGTCGTCGCGGTGATCGGGCTGTGCGCGATGGCCGCGCTGGCCCGGCTCGTCCCGCGGATCCCGGTCGAGGCACACCAGAACGTCCGCCACGAACTGCGCGCCCTCGGCAACCGCCAGGTGCTCCTCGGGCTGCTCACCGCGGTCTTCGGCTTCGCGGGAGTCTTCGCCGTCTACTCCTACCTCTCGGCCATGACGACGAAGGCGATGGGCTTCGGCGAGTCCTCGGTGACCCTGGTGCTCGCCCTCTTCGGCATCGGCATGACGCTGGGCGCGCTGGCCGCCGGACCGCTGACCGACCGGGCGCTGCGCCCCACGCTCTACGGATCGCTGGGCGCGCTCGCCGTGGTCCTGACCGTCTTCCCCTTCGTCGTCCATGTGCAGTGGGCGGCGCTGGTGCTGGTGGTGCTGCTGGGCGGGGTCGGGTTCATGACGACCACTCCGCTCCAGATGCTGGTGATGAACAAGGCCAAGGACGCCCCGACCCTCGCCTCCGCCTCCAACCACTCCGCCTTCAATCTCGCCAACGCGGGTGGCGCGTGGCTCGGCGGTGTGGCGATCGCGGCGGGCTGGGGCTGGACGTCCCCCGCCCTGGTCGGCGCGGTCCTGGCCGTGATCGGGCTGGCGGTGGCGGTCACGGCGGGCGTGCTGGACCGCGACCGTACGGCGGGGGCCTCCCGGATCGTGGCGGGCGCGTTGCCGCGCTCCCGGCGCGACACGGAGCCCGGGGCCCGCGTCGCGAGCCCGTCCGGCGACTGA
- the glnA gene encoding type I glutamate--ammonia ligase, with translation MDKQQEFVLRTLEERDIRFVRLWFTDVLGFLKSVAVAPAELEQAFDEGIGFDGSAIEGFARVYESDMIAKPDPGTFQILPWRAEAPGTARMFCDILMPDGSPSFADPRYVLKRILAKTSDLGFTFYTHPEIEFFLLKDKPVNGTRPTPADSSGYFDHTPQNVGMDFRRQAITMLESMGISVEFSHHEGAPGQQEIDLRYADALSTADNIMTFRLVMKQVALEQGVQATFMPKPFSEYPGSGMHTHLSLFEGDRNAFYESGAEYQLSKVGRSFIAGLLKHAAEISAVTNQWVNSYKRIWGGSARSAGAGGEAPSYICWGHNNRSALIRVPMYKPGKTGSARVEVRSIDSGANPYLTYAVLLAAGLKGIEEGYELPAGADDDVWALSDAERRAMGIEPLPQNLGEAISLMEKSELVAETLGEHVFDFFLRNKKQEWEEYRSEVTAFELKNLLPVL, from the coding sequence ATGGACAAGCAGCAGGAATTCGTCCTCAGGACCCTTGAGGAGCGCGACATCCGCTTCGTGCGGCTGTGGTTCACCGACGTCCTCGGGTTCCTGAAGTCCGTGGCCGTGGCGCCCGCCGAGCTGGAGCAGGCGTTCGACGAGGGCATCGGCTTCGACGGCTCGGCCATCGAAGGCTTCGCCCGGGTGTACGAATCGGACATGATCGCCAAGCCGGACCCCGGTACGTTCCAGATCCTGCCGTGGCGCGCGGAGGCCCCGGGCACGGCCCGGATGTTCTGCGACATCCTGATGCCCGACGGTTCGCCGTCCTTCGCGGACCCGCGCTACGTGCTCAAGCGCATCCTCGCCAAGACCTCCGACCTGGGCTTCACCTTCTACACCCACCCGGAGATCGAGTTCTTCCTGCTGAAGGACAAGCCGGTCAACGGCACCCGCCCGACCCCGGCCGACAGCTCCGGCTACTTCGACCACACCCCGCAGAACGTCGGCATGGACTTCCGCCGCCAGGCGATCACCATGCTCGAATCCATGGGCATCTCGGTCGAGTTCAGCCACCACGAGGGCGCCCCCGGCCAGCAGGAGATCGACCTGCGGTACGCGGACGCGCTCTCCACCGCCGACAACATCATGACCTTCCGCCTCGTCATGAAGCAGGTCGCGCTGGAGCAGGGCGTGCAGGCCACCTTCATGCCGAAGCCGTTCTCGGAGTACCCGGGCTCGGGCATGCACACCCACCTGTCCCTCTTCGAGGGCGACCGCAACGCCTTCTACGAGTCGGGCGCCGAGTACCAGCTCTCCAAGGTCGGCCGCTCCTTCATCGCGGGCCTGCTCAAGCACGCCGCGGAGATCTCCGCCGTGACGAACCAGTGGGTCAACTCCTACAAGCGCATCTGGGGCGGCTCGGCCCGCAGCGCGGGCGCGGGCGGCGAGGCCCCCTCGTACATCTGCTGGGGCCACAACAACCGCTCCGCGCTCATCCGGGTCCCGATGTACAAGCCCGGCAAGACCGGCTCGGCCCGCGTCGAGGTCCGCTCCATCGACTCCGGCGCCAACCCCTACCTGACGTACGCGGTGCTCCTCGCCGCGGGCCTCAAGGGCATCGAGGAGGGCTACGAACTCCCGGCGGGCGCCGACGACGACGTGTGGGCGCTGTCCGACGCGGAGCGCCGCGCGATGGGCATCGAGCCGCTCCCGCAGAACCTCGGCGAGGCGATCTCGCTGATGGAGAAGAGCGAACTGGTCGCCGAGACCCTCGGCGAGCACGTCTTCGACTTCTTCCTCCGCAACAAGAAGCAGGAGTGGGAGGAGTACCGCAGCGAGGTCACCGCCTTCGAGCTGAAGAACCTGCTGCCGGTGCTGTAG
- a CDS encoding histone deacetylase: MNVNPRVIDTAGAAGPVRRVWYTAYGSNTHRDRLARYLAGGRFPGTDRTYPGCRDPRPPAASAPVELVGQVYFATESPVWTGGRAFYDPRAEGRALARAHLVTVGQFSDIVAQEMNREPGADLDLSEVTEHGRAVLGPGRYETLVCPGTLDGCPVLTFTAPWGVRGIAWNKPSAPYVRVLASGLLDAGAWDVRTIAEYVVSCPGAAGAWKTGEVAELIGEQGDMGLPAPPDSGPR, encoded by the coding sequence GTGAACGTGAACCCCCGAGTCATCGACACCGCCGGGGCCGCCGGGCCCGTACGGCGGGTCTGGTACACGGCGTACGGCTCCAACACGCACAGGGACCGGCTCGCCCGTTACCTCGCGGGAGGGAGGTTTCCGGGAACGGACCGTACGTACCCGGGATGCCGTGACCCCCGGCCGCCGGCCGCATCGGCTCCGGTCGAACTCGTGGGGCAGGTCTACTTCGCCACCGAATCGCCCGTGTGGACCGGGGGCAGGGCCTTCTACGATCCGCGGGCCGAGGGGCGGGCGTTGGCGCGGGCCCACCTGGTGACGGTGGGGCAGTTCTCCGACATCGTCGCGCAGGAGATGAACCGGGAGCCGGGTGCGGACCTGGATCTGTCGGAGGTCACGGAGCACGGCAGGGCCGTTCTGGGACCGGGCAGATACGAGACGCTCGTCTGTCCGGGCACGCTGGACGGCTGTCCGGTGCTCACCTTCACGGCCCCCTGGGGCGTGCGCGGCATCGCGTGGAACAAGCCTTCCGCCCCGTACGTGAGAGTCCTGGCCTCCGGTCTCCTCGACGCGGGCGCGTGGGACGTCCGGACCATCGCGGAGTACGTGGTTTCGTGTCCGGGGGCGGCCGGTGCGTGGAAGACCGGGGAAGTCGCCGAACTCATCGGAGAACAGGGCGACATGGGGCTTCCGGCGCCGCCCGACTCCGGTCCTCGCTGA
- a CDS encoding DUF305 domain-containing protein, translating into MIPEPDGGARRTRRTQWVAGSAVALALLFAGAATVASARDDGPDPTGAARITVPSAESADAGFARDMAVHHQQAVEMSFIVRDRTKDEEVRRLAYDIAQTQANQRGMLLGWLDLWELPKVAPEGQRPMGWMSSDGGGHAGHDMAGMPGSAAGSGALMPGMATRAELERLGTLDGRRAEVFYLQLMTDHHRGGVAMAEGCAELCTVPAERRLARGMVEAQRSELDLMADLLAARGAKPRP; encoded by the coding sequence GTGATCCCGGAGCCCGACGGCGGCGCCCGGCGTACCCGGCGTACGCAGTGGGTGGCGGGCTCCGCCGTGGCGCTCGCGCTGCTCTTCGCGGGGGCGGCGACGGTCGCCTCCGCACGCGACGACGGGCCGGACCCGACGGGGGCCGCGCGGATCACCGTGCCGTCGGCCGAGTCCGCCGACGCGGGCTTCGCACGGGACATGGCCGTCCACCACCAGCAGGCCGTGGAGATGTCCTTCATCGTGCGCGACCGCACGAAGGACGAGGAGGTGCGCCGGCTCGCCTACGACATCGCCCAGACGCAGGCCAACCAGCGGGGCATGCTGCTCGGCTGGCTGGACCTGTGGGAGCTGCCGAAGGTGGCCCCGGAAGGGCAGCGCCCCATGGGGTGGATGTCCTCGGACGGCGGCGGGCACGCGGGGCACGACATGGCGGGGATGCCCGGATCCGCCGCCGGGTCCGGGGCCCTCATGCCCGGCATGGCCACCCGGGCCGAGCTGGAGCGGCTGGGCACGCTCGACGGACGGCGGGCGGAGGTCTTCTACCTCCAGCTGATGACCGACCACCACCGGGGCGGCGTCGCCATGGCCGAGGGGTGCGCCGAGCTGTGCACCGTACCGGCGGAGCGGCGGCTCGCGCGGGGCATGGTCGAGGCGCAGCGGTCCGAGCTGGACCTGATGGCCGACCTGCTGGCGGCGCGGGGGGCGAAGCCGCGCCCCTGA
- a CDS encoding DUF3105 domain-containing protein, with translation MSFDRRSRIEQMRNDDRTRDRRTRTVAIVLSAVVVAGLVGFGSYMLLEKSEAKEKKEDGLAQDAKQTEKDDKTLAAEPVKDEKTWDAKKLTRNHVAGAVDYPMKPPVGGDHNQAWMNCDGDVYEKALPDVNAVHSLEHGSVWVTYNDKASDADVEKLAARVGSTPYSLMSPYEGQSGAIMLSAWGKQVTVDSAEDRRVAQFFAKYVQGPQTPEPGAPCTGGLAAPQ, from the coding sequence ATGAGCTTCGACCGCAGGTCCCGCATAGAGCAGATGCGCAACGACGACCGCACGCGCGACCGCCGTACCCGGACCGTCGCGATAGTCCTGAGTGCCGTCGTCGTGGCCGGTCTGGTGGGTTTCGGCTCCTACATGCTGCTGGAGAAGTCCGAGGCGAAGGAGAAGAAGGAGGACGGCCTGGCGCAGGACGCCAAGCAGACCGAGAAGGACGACAAGACGCTGGCGGCCGAGCCGGTCAAGGACGAGAAGACCTGGGACGCCAAGAAGCTGACCCGTAACCATGTGGCCGGTGCGGTGGACTACCCGATGAAGCCTCCGGTGGGCGGCGACCACAACCAGGCGTGGATGAACTGCGACGGCGACGTATACGAAAAGGCGCTCCCCGACGTGAACGCCGTCCACTCCCTGGAGCACGGCTCGGTCTGGGTCACGTACAACGACAAGGCGTCCGACGCGGATGTGGAGAAGCTCGCGGCACGGGTCGGCTCCACGCCGTACTCGCTGATGAGCCCGTACGAGGGCCAGTCCGGGGCGATCATGCTCAGCGCCTGGGGCAAGCAGGTCACCGTGGACAGCGCGGAGGACCGGCGGGTGGCACAGTTCTTCGCGAAGTACGTCCAGGGTCCGCAGACGCCGGAGCCGGGCGCGCCCTGCACCGGCGGGCTGGCGGCGCCCCAGTGA
- a CDS encoding TetR/AcrR family transcriptional regulator — protein MREQDHADDARLRDGAGRARLRDDADGPDGPHGPDPDPAPEPEPRRGRPRSAAAERAILDAVIGLLEAGEPLAGLSIERIARTAGVGKATIYRRWSGKEELFVDVLRDMEPVDPAVSGTAGLADLRLLLESLRTRGLAQRSSVLLHNVFAQMKSHPKLWSEYQCTVIAPRRVAMLAAVRRAVEAGELRDDIDVELIDDLFLGPMLVRTVHRPDAALPEDLADSVIRVLLQGLAPEAAGHG, from the coding sequence GTGCGGGAACAGGATCACGCGGACGACGCGCGGCTCCGTGACGGCGCGGGCCGGGCACGGCTCCGTGACGACGCGGACGGCCCGGACGGCCCGCACGGCCCGGATCCCGACCCCGCACCGGAGCCGGAGCCCCGGCGTGGCCGCCCCCGCAGTGCCGCGGCCGAACGGGCCATCCTGGACGCCGTCATCGGACTCCTGGAGGCCGGGGAGCCCCTGGCCGGCCTGTCCATCGAGCGCATCGCCCGCACCGCGGGCGTCGGCAAGGCCACCATCTACCGGCGCTGGAGCGGCAAGGAGGAGCTCTTCGTCGACGTCCTGCGCGACATGGAGCCCGTCGACCCCGCCGTCTCCGGCACCGCGGGACTCGCCGATCTGCGGCTGCTCCTGGAGTCCTTGCGCACCCGGGGCCTCGCCCAGCGCTCCTCCGTCCTCCTGCACAACGTCTTCGCGCAGATGAAGAGCCACCCCAAGCTGTGGTCCGAGTACCAGTGCACGGTGATCGCCCCGCGCCGGGTCGCGATGCTGGCGGCGGTGCGGCGGGCGGTGGAGGCGGGCGAGCTCCGGGACGACATCGACGTGGAACTGATCGACGACCTGTTTCTCGGCCCCATGCTCGTACGCACCGTCCACCGCCCCGACGCCGCGCTGCCCGAGGACCTCGCCGACAGCGTCATCCGGGTGCTGCTCCAGGGACTCGCCCCCGAAGCCGCAGGTCACGGGTGA
- a CDS encoding CBS domain-containing protein encodes MTTAKDIMHTGAQWIPAHETLDRAAQLMREHDVGALPISANGERDRMVGILTDRDIVVGCVAKGHDPSKVTAGDLAQGTPRWIDAGAGVDAVLEEMQNHRIRRLPVVENKMLIGMISEADLAQHLSDEQIAGWAEKVYSRG; translated from the coding sequence ATGACGACCGCCAAGGACATCATGCATACCGGGGCCCAGTGGATCCCGGCCCACGAGACGCTGGACCGTGCCGCGCAGCTGATGCGCGAGCACGACGTGGGCGCGCTGCCCATCTCCGCCAACGGCGAGCGGGACCGGATGGTCGGCATCCTCACGGACCGGGACATCGTGGTCGGCTGTGTGGCGAAGGGCCACGATCCCTCGAAGGTGACCGCGGGCGACCTCGCACAGGGCACACCGCGCTGGATCGACGCGGGCGCGGGTGTGGACGCGGTGCTGGAGGAGATGCAGAACCATCGGATCCGCCGGCTCCCGGTGGTCGAGAACAAGATGCTGATCGGCATGATCAGCGAGGCCGACCTGGCGCAGCACCTCTCCGACGAGCAGATCGCGGGCTGGGCGGAGAAGGTCTACTCGCGCGGCTGA